One Sphingobium sp. CAP-1 genomic region harbors:
- the betI gene encoding transcriptional regulator BetI, translated as MVRTRERARFVRETPDVRRQALIEATARCLAEKGVGGTSVRAICAQAGVSSGLLTHYFDGVNALILATYADVGGKVSAALDAAVDAAGADPRARLRACLQANFMAPVLDPDLLATWIAFWSLVKSDPEIAAVHADVYGGSRAQLESLLRAAAPAMSDAQARIAAISLTALVDGLWLELCLDRSAFSPEEAQEMVEKAMNQALAG; from the coding sequence GTGGTCAGGACACGCGAACGGGCGCGTTTCGTAAGGGAAACGCCGGATGTGCGGCGGCAGGCGCTGATCGAGGCGACGGCGCGTTGCCTGGCCGAAAAGGGCGTGGGGGGAACGTCGGTACGGGCCATCTGTGCGCAGGCCGGCGTGTCGTCGGGCCTGCTGACCCATTATTTTGACGGGGTGAATGCCCTGATACTGGCGACCTATGCCGATGTCGGCGGCAAGGTGTCGGCCGCGCTCGACGCCGCGGTCGATGCGGCGGGAGCCGATCCGCGCGCCCGGCTGCGCGCCTGCCTTCAGGCCAATTTCATGGCCCCGGTGCTGGACCCTGATCTGCTGGCGACCTGGATCGCTTTCTGGAGCCTGGTCAAGTCCGATCCCGAAATCGCTGCCGTCCATGCCGATGTCTATGGCGGTTCGCGCGCGCAACTCGAATCGCTGCTGCGCGCCGCCGCGCCGGCGATGAGCGACGCGCAGGCGCGCATCGCCGCGATCAGTCTGACCGCGCTGGTCGACGGGCTGTGGCTGGAACTCTGCCTTGACCGATCGGCCTTTTCGCCGGAGGAAGCGCAGGAAATGGTTGAGAAAGCGATGAATCAGGCGCTCGCCGGATAA
- a CDS encoding L,D-transpeptidase family protein: protein MPVFRPSFLCVVISALALALSAASPAQPQEATLAPGQYRWLGQGARGGTGDGPIYMVISIEKQMIHVYSGDRLIGLSSVSTGMKGHRTPTGDYPILQKRQWHRSNLYSNAPMPYMQRLTWTGIALHAGHNPGYPASHGCIRLPYAFARDLFALTKMGTLVEVTQARLTAALKLDPLVLSDPGSAVVSFGAGKGPPLALPSRPDAEDAGLPMLEIDPAIFGSWGRR, encoded by the coding sequence ATGCCTGTTTTCCGGCCATCTTTTCTGTGCGTCGTCATCAGCGCGCTGGCGCTTGCCCTGTCGGCGGCCAGCCCGGCGCAGCCGCAGGAAGCGACACTGGCGCCGGGCCAATATCGCTGGCTGGGGCAGGGGGCGCGGGGCGGAACGGGGGACGGGCCAATCTATATGGTCATCAGCATCGAAAAGCAGATGATCCATGTCTATAGCGGCGACCGGCTGATCGGCCTGTCCAGCGTGTCCACGGGGATGAAAGGGCATCGCACCCCGACCGGCGACTATCCGATCCTGCAAAAACGGCAATGGCACCGCTCCAACCTCTACAGCAATGCGCCCATGCCCTATATGCAGCGGCTGACCTGGACCGGGATCGCGCTCCATGCCGGGCATAATCCGGGCTATCCCGCCAGCCATGGCTGCATCCGCCTGCCCTATGCCTTCGCCCGCGACCTGTTCGCGCTGACGAAGATGGGGACGCTGGTGGAAGTGACGCAGGCGCGGCTGACGGCGGCGCTGAAACTCGACCCGCTGGTGCTGAGCGATCCGGGCAGCGCGGTGGTCAGTTTCGGGGCGGGCAAGGGACCGCCCCTTGCATTGCCGTCCAGGCCCGACGCCGAGGATGCGGGCTTGCCGATGCTGGAGATTGATCCGGCGATCTTCGGGAGTTGGGGACGGCGGTAG
- the ilvD gene encoding dihydroxy-acid dehydratase: MPAYRSRTTTHGRNMAGARGLWRATGMKDEDFGKPIIAIANSFTQFVPGHVHLKDLGQLVAREIEAAGGVAKEFNTIAVDDGIAMGHGGMLYSLPSRDLIADSVEYMVNAHCADAIVCISNCDKITPGMLMAAMRLNIPVVFVSGGPMEAGKTVVRGKKVALDLVDAMVVAADESYTDEEVQTIERSACPTCGSCSGMFTANSMNCLTEALGLSLPGNGSTLATHADRERLFREAGHLIVDITKRYYEQDDESVLPRNIANFAAFENAMSLDIAMGGSSNTVLHLLAAAFEGGIDFTMADIDRLSRRVPCLCKVAPAKNDVHMEDVHRAGGIMAILGELERAGLIDASLPTVHAPTMAAALARWDIGRTNSEEVRNFYRAAPGGVPTQVAFSQSARWEELDTDREKGVIRSVEHAFSKDGGIAVLSGNLAPEGCIVKTAGVDESILVFHGTARVYESQDAAVAGILGNEVKANDVVIIRYEGPKGGPGMQEMLYPTSYLKSKGLGKACALITDGRFSGGTSGLSIGHVSPEAAEGGLIALVQTGDPIIIDIPARVIKVDLDDAILDARRAEMEARGAKAWKPFGRKRDVSPALRAYAAMTTNAAKGAVRDVSQIER, translated from the coding sequence ATGCCCGCCTACCGCTCCCGCACCACCACCCACGGCCGCAACATGGCGGGCGCGCGCGGTCTTTGGCGCGCAACCGGCATGAAGGACGAGGATTTCGGCAAGCCGATCATCGCGATCGCCAACAGCTTCACCCAGTTCGTGCCCGGCCATGTCCATCTGAAGGATCTGGGCCAGCTCGTCGCGCGCGAGATCGAGGCGGCGGGCGGCGTGGCCAAGGAATTCAACACCATCGCGGTCGATGACGGCATCGCCATGGGCCATGGCGGAATGCTCTATTCGCTGCCTAGCCGCGATCTGATCGCCGACAGCGTCGAATATATGGTCAACGCCCATTGCGCCGACGCGATCGTGTGCATCTCCAACTGCGACAAGATCACGCCCGGCATGTTGATGGCGGCGATGCGCCTCAACATCCCGGTCGTCTTTGTTTCGGGCGGGCCGATGGAAGCGGGCAAGACCGTGGTGCGCGGCAAGAAGGTGGCGCTCGACCTGGTCGACGCCATGGTCGTCGCCGCCGACGAAAGCTACACGGACGAGGAAGTCCAGACGATCGAACGGTCGGCCTGCCCCACTTGCGGCAGTTGTTCGGGCATGTTCACCGCCAATTCGATGAACTGCCTGACCGAGGCGCTGGGCCTGTCGCTGCCCGGCAATGGATCGACGCTGGCGACCCATGCCGACCGCGAACGCCTGTTCCGGGAAGCCGGTCATCTGATCGTCGACATCACCAAGCGCTATTATGAGCAGGATGACGAGAGCGTCCTGCCGCGCAACATCGCCAATTTCGCCGCGTTCGAAAATGCGATGAGCCTGGACATCGCCATGGGCGGCTCCTCCAACACGGTGCTGCACCTGCTCGCCGCCGCGTTCGAAGGCGGCATCGATTTCACCATGGCCGATATCGATCGCCTGTCCCGCCGCGTCCCCTGCCTGTGCAAGGTCGCGCCTGCCAAGAATGACGTGCATATGGAGGATGTCCACCGCGCCGGTGGCATCATGGCCATATTGGGCGAACTGGAACGCGCCGGCCTGATCGACGCATCGCTGCCCACCGTCCATGCGCCGACCATGGCCGCCGCGCTCGCCCGCTGGGACATTGGTCGCACCAATAGCGAGGAAGTGCGCAACTTCTATCGCGCCGCGCCCGGCGGCGTGCCGACGCAGGTGGCGTTCAGCCAGTCGGCCCGCTGGGAGGAACTGGACACCGACCGTGAAAAGGGCGTGATCCGCTCGGTCGAACATGCCTTTTCCAAGGATGGCGGCATCGCCGTCCTCTCCGGCAATCTCGCGCCCGAAGGCTGCATCGTGAAAACCGCCGGCGTTGATGAAAGCATCCTTGTGTTCCACGGGACAGCGCGCGTCTATGAAAGCCAGGATGCCGCGGTCGCGGGCATATTGGGCAATGAGGTCAAGGCGAATGATGTCGTCATCATCCGCTATGAAGGGCCGAAGGGGGGGCCGGGGATGCAGGAAATGCTCTACCCGACCAGCTATCTGAAGTCGAAAGGGCTGGGAAAGGCCTGTGCCCTCATCACCGATGGGCGCTTCTCCGGTGGCACGTCCGGCCTGTCGATCGGCCATGTCTCGCCCGAAGCGGCCGAAGGCGGCCTGATCGCGCTGGTGCAGACGGGCGACCCGATCATCATCGACATTCCCGCCCGCGTCATCAAGGTCGATCTGGACGACGCCATCCTCGACGCCCGCCGCGCCGAGATGGAGGCGCGCGGGGCCAAGGCGTGGAAGCCCTTCGGCCGCAAGCGCGACGTGTCCCCCGCGCTCCGCGCCTATGCCGCGATGACCACCAACGCCGCCAAGGGTGCAGTGCGCGACGTAAGCCAGATCGAACGCTGA
- a CDS encoding isovaleryl-CoA dehydrogenase: protein MADFEFDLGDNADMIRESTARFAADRIAPLAAKIDAEDWFPRDLWPEMGALGLHGITVGEEDGGLGLGYLEHVIAQEEVARASASIGLSYGAHSNLCVNQIRRWANAEQKARYLPRLISGEHVGSLAMSEAGAGSDVVSMKLKAEKKGDRYVLNGTKFWITNAAYADTLVVYAKTDPDAGSRGITTFLIEKDFKGFSIGQKIDKVGMRGSPTAELVFDDCEVPAENVMGAVGDGVAILMSGLDYERTVLSGIQLGIMQACLDVVIPYLRERRQFGRPIGEFQLMQAKVADMYVALNSARAYVYAVAKSCDAGRTTRFDAAGAILLASENAVKVALEAVQALGGAGYTKDWPVERYMRDAKLLDIGAGTNEIRRMLIGRELMGAQ from the coding sequence ATGGCAGATTTTGAATTCGATCTCGGCGACAATGCCGACATGATCCGTGAATCGACGGCGCGCTTCGCCGCCGACCGCATTGCCCCCCTTGCCGCGAAGATCGACGCAGAGGACTGGTTCCCTCGCGATCTGTGGCCCGAAATGGGCGCCCTCGGCCTGCACGGCATCACCGTGGGCGAGGAAGATGGCGGCCTGGGCCTTGGCTATCTGGAACATGTCATCGCGCAGGAAGAGGTCGCGCGGGCATCCGCTTCGATCGGCCTGTCCTATGGCGCGCATTCGAACCTTTGCGTCAATCAGATCCGCCGCTGGGCCAATGCGGAGCAGAAGGCCCGCTACCTGCCCAGGCTGATTTCCGGCGAACATGTCGGCAGCCTTGCCATGTCGGAAGCGGGCGCGGGTTCCGATGTCGTGTCGATGAAGCTGAAAGCGGAAAAGAAGGGCGATCGCTACGTCCTCAATGGCACGAAATTCTGGATCACCAACGCGGCTTATGCCGACACGCTGGTCGTCTATGCCAAGACCGACCCGGACGCGGGATCGCGCGGCATCACCACCTTCCTGATCGAGAAGGATTTCAAGGGCTTCTCGATCGGGCAGAAGATCGACAAGGTTGGTATGCGCGGTTCGCCCACGGCCGAACTGGTGTTCGACGATTGCGAGGTGCCCGCAGAAAATGTGATGGGCGCGGTCGGCGACGGCGTCGCTATCCTGATGTCCGGCCTCGACTATGAGCGCACCGTGCTGTCGGGCATCCAGTTGGGCATCATGCAGGCCTGCCTGGACGTGGTGATCCCCTATCTGCGCGAGCGCAGGCAATTCGGCCGGCCGATCGGCGAGTTCCAACTGATGCAGGCGAAGGTCGCCGACATGTATGTCGCGCTCAACAGCGCGCGCGCCTATGTCTATGCGGTGGCGAAGTCGTGCGACGCGGGGCGGACCACGCGCTTCGACGCGGCGGGCGCGATCCTGCTGGCCAGCGAGAATGCCGTGAAAGTCGCGCTGGAGGCGGTTCAGGCGCTGGGCGGCGCTGGCTATACGAAGGACTGGCCGGTGGAACGCTATATGCGCGACGCCAAGCTGCTGGATATTGGCGCGGGTACCAACGAAATCCGCCGGATGCTGATCGGCCGCGAACTGATGGGCGCGCAATGA
- a CDS encoding carboxyl transferase domain-containing protein, with protein MSAPVLGTRLNPDSPEAQARATHNRALADELRCKVATAARGGSDSARDRHVARGKLLPRDRVERLLDPGSPFLEVGQLTANGLYGDAVPGAGIIAGIGMVSGRQVMIACNDATVKGGTYFPLTVKKHLRAQEIAAENRLPCIYLVDSGGANLPNQAEVFPDKEHFGRIFFNQANMSAQGIPQIACVMGSCTAGGAYVPAMSDETVIVRNQGTIFLAGPPLVQAATGEVISAEDLGGGDLHGRKSGVVDHVADSDEHALAIVRDIVSTFGKPHDPGLDIRAPRPPKYPVEDLYSIIPEDVRAPYDVHEVIARLVDGSEFHEFKALYGASLVCGFAHIWGKPVAILANNGVLFSESAQKGAHFIELACQRRVPLLFLQNISGFMVGGKYEAEGIAKHGAKLVTAVATASVPKITILIGGSFGAGNYGMCGRAYAPRFLFTWPNSRISVMGGEQAASVLATVHRDAARWTPEEAEAFKAPVRQKYEDEGNPYYATARLWDDGIIDPAQTRDVLGLALSACLNAPIPDRPQFGLFRM; from the coding sequence ATGAGCGCCCCCGTTCTCGGCACTAGGCTCAATCCCGACAGCCCGGAGGCGCAGGCGCGCGCAACCCATAATCGCGCGCTGGCGGACGAGTTGCGCTGCAAAGTGGCGACAGCCGCACGGGGCGGATCGGACAGCGCGCGCGACAGGCATGTGGCGCGTGGCAAGCTGTTGCCACGCGACCGGGTGGAACGACTGCTCGATCCCGGCTCCCCCTTTCTGGAGGTGGGGCAACTGACGGCGAATGGCCTCTATGGCGACGCAGTGCCGGGCGCGGGCATCATCGCCGGGATCGGCATGGTGTCTGGCCGACAGGTGATGATCGCGTGCAACGACGCCACGGTAAAGGGCGGCACCTATTTCCCGCTCACGGTCAAGAAGCATCTGCGCGCGCAGGAGATCGCGGCCGAAAACCGCCTGCCCTGCATCTATCTGGTCGATAGCGGCGGCGCGAACCTGCCCAACCAGGCGGAAGTGTTTCCCGACAAGGAGCATTTCGGCCGCATCTTCTTCAACCAGGCGAACATGTCGGCGCAGGGTATCCCCCAGATCGCCTGCGTCATGGGAAGCTGCACAGCGGGCGGCGCCTATGTCCCCGCCATGTCCGACGAAACGGTGATCGTGCGCAATCAGGGCACGATCTTCCTGGCCGGGCCGCCGCTGGTGCAGGCGGCGACGGGCGAGGTGATCAGCGCGGAGGATCTGGGCGGTGGCGACCTGCACGGGCGCAAGTCCGGCGTGGTCGATCATGTCGCCGACAGTGACGAACATGCGCTGGCCATCGTGCGCGACATTGTCTCCACCTTTGGCAAGCCACATGATCCGGGGCTGGACATCCGCGCGCCGCGACCACCGAAATATCCGGTCGAGGATCTCTATTCCATCATCCCGGAAGATGTGCGCGCGCCCTATGACGTGCATGAAGTGATCGCGCGGCTGGTCGACGGGTCGGAATTTCATGAGTTCAAGGCGCTTTACGGCGCCTCGTTGGTCTGCGGCTTCGCCCATATCTGGGGCAAGCCGGTGGCGATTCTGGCGAACAACGGTGTGCTGTTCAGCGAAAGCGCGCAGAAAGGCGCGCATTTCATCGAACTGGCCTGTCAGCGGCGCGTGCCTCTGCTGTTCCTCCAGAATATCTCCGGCTTCATGGTCGGCGGCAAATATGAGGCCGAAGGCATCGCCAAACATGGCGCCAAGCTGGTGACGGCGGTGGCGACCGCCAGCGTGCCCAAGATCACGATCCTGATCGGCGGCAGTTTCGGCGCAGGCAATTACGGCATGTGCGGCCGCGCCTACGCCCCCCGTTTCCTGTTCACCTGGCCCAACAGCCGGATCAGCGTGATGGGCGGGGAACAGGCGGCGTCGGTGCTGGCCACCGTCCATCGCGACGCGGCCAGATGGACGCCGGAGGAAGCCGAAGCCTTCAAGGCGCCGGTCCGCCAGAAATATGAGGATGAAGGCAATCCCTATTATGCCACCGCCCGCCTGTGGGACGATGGTATCATCGACCCGGCCCAGACCCGCGACGTGCTGGGCCTCGCCCTTTCTGCCTGCCTGAACGCGCCGATCCCCGATCGGCCGCAGTTCGGCCTGTTCAGGATGTAA
- a CDS encoding acetyl/propionyl/methylcrotonyl-CoA carboxylase subunit alpha — protein sequence MIASLLIANRGEIACRIIRTARRLGVRTVAVYSDADAKALHVREADEAVHIGPSPTRESYLLGDRILAAAQATGAQAIHPGYGFLSENAQFAQSVLDAGLVWVGPRPSSITAMGLKDAAKTLMSDAGVPVTPGYMGDNQDPAFLARESAKIGYPVLIKAVAGGGGKGMRMVEKAEDFADALASCQREAAASFGNAHVLIEKYILSPRHIEVQIFGDSHGNVVHLFERDCSLQRRHQKVIEEAPAPGMDAATRAAVCAAAVNAAKAVDYVGAGTIEFIADGSAGLRADRIWFMEMNTRLQVEHPVTEEITGQDLVEWQLRVASGEPLPRTQDELSINGWAMEARLYAEDPARGFLPSVGTLDLLQFGGSPGGRIDTGVYQGAEVSPYYDPMIAKVIAHGATRDEARRRLGVMLAGSAVWPVRTNANFLVNALAHPAFIAGNVDTGLIGRDGEAMAQPPIASAGALARAAGSMVPATDMPGFRLNAPARGTATFLLDGDPVDVALPAAGAAAPALTAIVTEAGQTWLLSPWRHEASHGGGGGDGAILSPMPGRIISVDVALGDTVSKGQKLLTLEAMKMEHSLTAPFDGTVVELNAIAGGQVQVEALLARIEATGE from the coding sequence ATGATTGCTTCCCTCCTGATCGCCAATCGCGGCGAAATCGCCTGCCGCATCATTCGCACCGCTCGCCGGCTGGGCGTGCGCACGGTCGCGGTCTATTCCGATGCCGACGCCAAAGCCCTGCATGTCCGCGAGGCGGATGAGGCCGTGCATATCGGCCCGTCGCCCACGCGTGAGAGCTATCTGCTGGGCGACAGGATATTGGCGGCGGCCCAGGCCACCGGCGCGCAGGCAATCCATCCCGGCTACGGCTTCCTTTCGGAAAATGCGCAGTTCGCGCAATCCGTGCTGGATGCCGGCCTCGTCTGGGTCGGCCCCAGACCGTCGAGCATCACCGCCATGGGGCTGAAGGACGCGGCCAAGACGCTGATGTCCGATGCCGGCGTGCCGGTGACGCCGGGCTATATGGGCGACAATCAGGATCCTGCCTTCCTGGCGCGGGAATCGGCGAAGATCGGCTATCCCGTTCTCATCAAGGCTGTCGCGGGCGGCGGCGGCAAGGGGATGCGGATGGTCGAAAAGGCGGAGGATTTCGCCGACGCGCTCGCCTCCTGCCAGCGCGAAGCAGCCGCGAGCTTCGGCAACGCCCATGTGCTGATCGAAAAATATATCCTGTCGCCCCGCCATATCGAAGTGCAGATATTCGGCGACAGCCACGGCAATGTCGTCCATCTGTTCGAGCGCGACTGTTCGCTCCAGCGCCGCCATCAGAAAGTGATAGAGGAAGCGCCCGCTCCGGGCATGGACGCGGCAACGCGTGCCGCCGTATGCGCCGCCGCCGTCAATGCGGCAAAGGCGGTGGACTATGTCGGCGCGGGCACGATCGAATTCATCGCGGACGGATCGGCAGGGCTGCGCGCCGACCGCATCTGGTTCATGGAAATGAACACCCGGCTCCAGGTCGAGCATCCCGTGACCGAAGAGATTACCGGGCAGGATCTGGTCGAATGGCAATTGCGCGTCGCGTCGGGCGAACCGCTGCCCCGGACCCAGGACGAATTGTCGATCAACGGCTGGGCGATGGAAGCCCGCCTCTATGCCGAAGACCCGGCCAGGGGTTTTCTGCCCAGCGTCGGCACGCTGGACCTGTTGCAGTTTGGCGGGTCGCCAGGCGGCCGGATCGACACGGGCGTCTATCAGGGGGCGGAGGTTTCCCCCTATTACGACCCGATGATTGCGAAGGTGATTGCCCATGGCGCGACCCGTGACGAGGCGCGCAGGCGCCTGGGCGTCATGCTGGCGGGCAGCGCGGTGTGGCCGGTGCGCACCAACGCCAATTTCCTGGTGAACGCGCTGGCGCATCCCGCCTTCATCGCGGGCAATGTGGATACGGGCCTGATCGGCCGCGATGGCGAGGCAATGGCTCAGCCGCCCATCGCTTCAGCAGGAGCGCTCGCCAGGGCGGCAGGGTCGATGGTGCCTGCCACCGACATGCCGGGCTTTCGCCTGAATGCCCCCGCCAGGGGCACCGCCACCTTCCTGCTGGATGGCGATCCCGTGGACGTGGCCTTGCCCGCTGCCGGCGCCGCCGCTCCCGCCCTGACGGCGATCGTGACCGAAGCCGGGCAGACATGGTTGCTGTCCCCCTGGCGACATGAAGCGTCGCACGGCGGCGGCGGTGGTGATGGCGCCATATTGTCGCCCATGCCCGGCCGGATCATCTCGGTCGACGTGGCGCTGGGCGACACGGTGTCCAAGGGGCAAAAGCTGCTGACACTGGAAGCGATGAAGATGGAACATAGCCTGACCGCGCCGTTCGACGGCACAGTGGTCGAACTCAATGCGATCGCCGGGGGGCAGGTGCAGGTGGAAGCCCTGCTCGCCCGGATCGAGGCGACCGGGGAATAG
- a CDS encoding MaoC family dehydratase has protein sequence MAGRFYDQWAIGDRISHEIRRTVTETDNLLFSVMTHNPQPLHIDVEAAKASEFGQILVNGTFTFALMIGLSVGDTTLGTLIANLGYDRLVMPKPVFLGDTLRAQSEVTDLKPSKSRPGAGIVTFSHILLNQRDEIVCQCLRMTLIQGSGA, from the coding sequence ATGGCCGGACGATTTTACGACCAATGGGCGATCGGCGACCGGATTTCGCACGAAATCCGGCGCACCGTGACGGAGACGGACAATCTGCTCTTTTCCGTCATGACCCACAATCCGCAACCGCTGCACATCGACGTGGAAGCGGCGAAGGCGAGCGAGTTCGGTCAGATACTGGTCAACGGCACCTTCACCTTCGCGCTGATGATCGGCCTGTCGGTGGGGGACACGACGCTGGGCACGCTGATCGCCAATCTGGGCTATGACAGACTGGTCATGCCCAAGCCGGTGTTCCTGGGTGACACGTTGCGCGCGCAGAGCGAGGTGACGGACCTGAAACCCAGCAAATCGCGGCCGGGCGCGGGCATCGTCACCTTCTCCCACATACTGTTGAACCAGCGGGACGAAATCGTATGCCAGTGCCTGCGCATGACGCTGATCCAGGGCAGCGGCGCGTGA
- a CDS encoding HpcH/HpaI aldolase/citrate lyase family protein, protein MTIRSLLFVPADRPDRFAKAAASGADALILDLEDSVAHERKAFGRDAAREWLHSGPDVICFVRINPLDSGYAHDDLTAVMAGGPAGLVLPKAEGAASVETLVAMVGSADVPPILPIATETPAAIFHLGSYGAVADRLAGLTWGAEDLPAAIGAASSREADGSYTPPYEMVRALTLFGAHAAGVQAIETVFPAMDAPDALGAYVARARRDGFTGMMAIHPKQIAQINAGFTPSAAEIAHASAVVALFDANPGVGALRLDGKMIDRPHLVQARHILSLAGA, encoded by the coding sequence GTGACCATCCGGTCGCTGCTGTTCGTGCCGGCCGACCGGCCCGACCGCTTCGCCAAGGCCGCGGCGAGCGGTGCGGATGCGCTGATCCTGGACCTGGAGGATTCGGTCGCGCATGAGCGCAAGGCGTTCGGCCGTGATGCGGCGCGCGAATGGTTGCATTCCGGGCCGGATGTGATCTGTTTCGTGCGGATCAATCCGCTGGATAGTGGCTATGCGCACGATGATCTGACGGCGGTGATGGCTGGCGGACCAGCGGGACTGGTGCTGCCCAAGGCCGAGGGCGCGGCCAGCGTGGAAACGCTGGTCGCCATGGTCGGCAGCGCTGACGTGCCGCCCATCCTGCCGATCGCAACGGAAACGCCGGCCGCCATATTCCATCTGGGCAGCTATGGCGCGGTCGCGGATCGGCTGGCGGGGCTGACATGGGGGGCAGAGGATCTGCCCGCCGCGATCGGCGCGGCATCCTCGCGCGAGGCCGACGGCAGCTATACGCCACCCTATGAGATGGTGCGCGCGCTCACCCTGTTTGGCGCACATGCCGCCGGCGTCCAGGCGATCGAGACGGTATTTCCGGCCATGGACGCACCCGATGCACTGGGCGCCTATGTCGCGCGAGCGCGGCGCGACGGCTTCACCGGCATGATGGCGATCCATCCGAAGCAGATCGCGCAGATCAACGCAGGCTTCACGCCCAGCGCAGCGGAAATCGCCCATGCCAGCGCTGTCGTCGCACTGTTCGATGCCAATCCTGGCGTCGGTGCGCTGCGGCTGGACGGCAAGATGATCGACCGGCCGCATCTGGTGCAGGCCCGGCATATCCTGTCGCTGGCGGGCGCCTGA
- a CDS encoding MFS transporter — protein MRKAAKSSSRTKAPRAIENAIDAAAILSNRQRSMALAIVAAAMVLDLIDMTIINVAVPTLQGKFGASDAEVQWMVAGYSTIFSLLLITGGRLGDIYGYRLAFLYGVAGFTVTSLLCGLAQTPDQLIVARLFQGGAAAIMLPQVMSLTQIMYAPHERMAALGLFGILGGLAAVLGPVIGGALISADLFGLSWRPIFLINLPIGLVAVFCAHRVLPRGRSKRQPRLDMVGTFLVMVLLFSLIFPLIQGRGDGWPIWGFVLMALSIPLCLLLAWYSRVRMRRDGSPLIVPDLFSARAFSTGLVTTLLFQVATGGLLFTLALALQRGLGFSPAEVGLTHIPYAFGASFAIGMLSRKALPRFGPVIISWGALLMGAGLGLLLLLLNRTNLVIAHPWLLAPPLLAMGLGMGLAGGPLPPCTLSEVDVGHAGSASGLLKATQQLGSAIGIAAIGSLFFAIQPNADANGAMAIKAFTISAAFIGLALLSVGLAAFAIPRTLRIRGDADTTRLAVTDAATPGRTEIAT, from the coding sequence ATGCGAAAAGCAGCAAAGTCGAGCAGCCGGACAAAAGCACCACGCGCCATCGAAAATGCAATCGATGCCGCCGCCATATTGAGCAACCGGCAACGCAGCATGGCGCTCGCGATCGTCGCCGCCGCCATGGTACTCGATCTGATCGACATGACGATCATCAACGTCGCCGTGCCGACGCTGCAAGGGAAATTCGGCGCCAGCGATGCCGAAGTGCAGTGGATGGTGGCCGGCTATTCGACCATCTTTTCACTGCTTCTGATCACTGGCGGGCGGCTTGGCGACATTTACGGCTACCGGCTCGCTTTCCTGTACGGGGTCGCCGGCTTCACCGTGACATCCCTATTGTGCGGGCTGGCGCAGACGCCGGATCAATTGATCGTTGCGCGGCTGTTTCAGGGCGGGGCGGCTGCGATCATGCTGCCGCAGGTCATGTCCTTGACTCAAATCATGTACGCCCCGCACGAACGCATGGCGGCGCTGGGCCTGTTTGGAATATTGGGCGGACTGGCTGCCGTCCTCGGCCCGGTGATCGGCGGTGCGTTGATCAGCGCCGATCTCTTCGGGCTGAGTTGGCGACCGATCTTCCTCATCAACCTGCCGATCGGTCTGGTAGCGGTCTTTTGCGCCCATCGCGTGCTGCCGCGTGGCCGATCGAAGCGGCAGCCCCGGCTGGACATGGTTGGAACCTTTTTGGTTATGGTACTGCTGTTCTCGCTGATTTTCCCGCTGATCCAGGGGCGTGGCGATGGCTGGCCCATATGGGGTTTCGTGCTGATGGCTCTCAGCATCCCGCTTTGTCTGCTCCTTGCCTGGTATAGTCGTGTCCGTATGCGCCGGGACGGATCGCCGCTGATCGTGCCGGACCTCTTTTCCGCCCGCGCCTTCAGCACCGGCCTGGTGACGACGCTTCTTTTCCAGGTGGCAACCGGCGGCTTGCTGTTCACGCTGGCGCTGGCGCTGCAAAGGGGGCTGGGGTTCAGCCCCGCCGAAGTCGGACTGACCCATATTCCCTATGCCTTCGGGGCGTCCTTCGCGATCGGGATGCTCTCGCGCAAGGCGCTGCCACGCTTTGGGCCGGTCATCATCAGTTGGGGGGCGTTGCTGATGGGGGCCGGGCTGGGACTGCTGCTGCTGTTGCTGAACCGGACGAATCTCGTCATCGCGCACCCCTGGCTGCTGGCACCGCCGCTGCTGGCGATGGGCCTCGGCATGGGTTTGGCTGGTGGACCATTGCCGCCCTGCACGCTCTCCGAAGTCGATGTGGGACATGCCGGATCGGCATCGGGCCTGCTCAAGGCGACGCAGCAGTTGGGATCGGCGATCGGTATTGCGGCGATCGGCAGCCTGTTCTTCGCCATTCAGCCGAACGCGGATGCCAACGGCGCCATGGCGATAAAAGCGTTCACCATATCGGCCGCTTTCATCGGCCTTGCCCTTCTATCCGTCGGGCTGGCCGCCTTCGCCATTCCCCGGACGCTGCGCATCCGGGGCGATGCAGACACGACCCGGCTCGCAGTTACGGACGCAGCCACACCTGGCCGGACGGAAATCGCAACCTAG